The segment TATTACATCATTCTGCTTTGTAGGCTCAGATGGCTAACCGAAGTGCTATCAGCCAAATGGCAGTGGTAAAAATTGCAACAGCCATCAGTACTGGGGATGAGCCACTACTAAGCATATCATGTGACAGATCCTTTGCTTGGTTGGTGCTTTGGTTTTCACTACGGTGTTTGTAAACTCTACCTCAGGGTTTCTCTGAAATGTCATTTTCTGGAACTGGTAACTCTCCAGCCAGGTGAGAAAGGGCTCCTTTTTTTGTCACTGGTCTCTGTTAGGAGGAGTCTGTTAGGAGGGGCCTGTTGATTTGATTCAAGCTGGAGTACAGGCTTTTTATCGAGTTATCGTTTTGGATTCCCAGAAGGCAGATACAATGCCGAATTAGATGCAAATTAGTTCAGTCTAGCACTTGTTTGAGTAACTCAAGACAAAGGTGGCTTTTGGGGGTCTAAATTATCCAGATCAGTGCTCATTTTCTGCTTTAACTGCGTTTTGGTAGGATTAGCCTCCAGGCCTGCCAcctaataaaacaaaaggaaaatagctGTAGCTGCAGGAGGTAGTCTGGATTAGCAGGCACTGGCTTGGGGATAGAGGATGCCAGGGCAGGGCATAGGGAAAGGGACCCTCCCTGTTACCTCTCCTGCAACAGTGTGAGCCCCACCGAAATGTATCCCAGCACTTGGTCAGGTTTCTTCAATGGAACcagatatttaaaagtattcCAAGGAcactcctttcttcctctttctgggaGTACTGAGGCCTGGAATTTCCTACTACAGGAGGGATGCCTCACATACTAGAAAGGTAGCAGCTTCCTGGCGGGGATGACCACGGTGGCAAGGAAGTAGACATACAGGATCAGATTTGAGCACTGGCTCTGCAGTTACGGTCCTTCTTCCAAATCCCGACGGCCAAGTATCAGTTGTTGGGCCTTGGATATGTTACTTAAGAAATCCAAGCTTTGGGTTCTTATAAAACAGAAGTGATGACAGTGTCTATTTCATAGGGTTTATTATGGGGTTAAAGGAGTGAATGTAAAGAAGCTAGTGCAGtttctggtacatagtaagtgctcaataaacagaaGCTGCTAACCCACGGCCCAGTTCCCCTCTGCCACAGGATGGGAATCTTTCCACATCTCAAGCCAGCAGCTGGTGATCACCTCTTCTTGCAACAGGTTAAGAGGCCGTGGAGAAGGCAAGCCCAGTATGACACCCCCGCCAGCAATGTTGCTGGGCACTGTTTATCCCAGAGCACCGatcctcctctccttttccctcagtGAGGGGAACAGAACCTTTCTGCCAGTCTGCAGTATGCAAGCCTAGCTCAGGATGCCTGGCCGTGACAAGCAGGCTCCCGTCATGCCTCTTGATTACTACATACATTTCTCCACAATGCAGGCAAGGCCTTATTACAACCCctccagttttctgttttttaaattaaatgtattaggTGACATTGAttcagtttggttttttttaatccaaaaccTTCAAGGGACCTCTTTAATACCTAGTCAATACAGGTTCTAAATATgcgcattttttaaattatgtttatttagcatatgtacacataaaagaaaaatcgCCTTCTGATCCCACCCAGCAGAAAACATGCACAAACCCAAGGTATACGCGGAGGGAAGGGGCCCCAGCCCCAAGTTAGTGGTCGGGGTGGTGCAATCCTGTGAGTCACAAGCCTCGGTCAGGAGAGGGCTGGACTGAAGTGTTGGACAAGCTGCAGCCCCGCCGCTGGCCCTAAAACAAGCGTGCGCCATAGCCAAAGGTCTGCTTGATGCCCTCAAAGTAGTAGCGCTGCCAGCCCTGCCGGGTCCTCTCTTCCTCCGGGGCAGGGATGCCGCGGCCCTCCATGCACACTTCAGTCTCTCCATTCTTGTCATGGAAGGTCAAGGTGATGGTGGCAAAGTGCCCTGAGGAaaggcagaggggcagggaggttTTAGATCCAGGGTTTCCATCTGGGTTTAGACTATGGAGAAAGTAAAAAGTTCTCCGGGTAATGGCAATAAACAAATATGCTTGCTTACCTTCTGGCCAAGATTTAAACCTCCACTTCATCACAATGTGTTTCTCGGGGACCTGGAATAATCACAGAGGTCAGTCTATACTACAGGTCTATGTACCCAACCCTAGCTAGGATTAGCTATCTGCCTTTCACATGGAGACTATCACCTGTGCAATGACACTACTTATAAGCGCATAGTGGACCCCAGACTGGGTAGCTTCTGCACCAATATTAGTTCCTAGTATCTCTTCTTACTCCTAAATTGGGTCTGGGAAACTGCCAAGGAGAAATTTTAGTGCCACAAAGAGAAAGCCATAAGTCGCCGATATCTACAACCTCTCTTCCATGTTTGATTTCTTCAGAACTAATTTTAACTCCACTAAGGAAACAATTCTAGGAAAGCAAGAGATTCAAATTGCAGCATTCTTTGGAAAACCCAACCAAAATGAGATGCAACTAACCAAAGAGATTAAAGCCTTACATTTTACCCCCCGAgcttaaaaaaggagaaatgtgaCTCTTCTGACCAGACAGAGGCTGCATCCTGGGTTTGGGGCCAGCAGGTACTCACCAGATCAGTGAATTCGCCAGTGACGTTGCCATCTACCAGGTGAAACTTCCCACCCTTGTCTGCTTCTAACACTGCAGGAGCATgggtaaaggcctgaaccagctttaggggaaaaaaaagaggtaagGAGAAGATGCACGGCTCAGTGGGACCCAGGGATAATGCCCGCTGACACCTGCAGCCTCGATTCTCATTCCCAAAGACACCACTTTGCCCTATGACCAGGTTCagattctattctgttccactacAGAGACCAGGCTTTGACTTGAGTAATCTTCCTGAATCCATGATGGATGACATGACTTCAGACCCATTTTCCAAAAAGAATGATTCCCAGTGGTTCCCACTTACATGACCCAAAACTAGTCTAGATGAGAAAAGAGGGCAAATACACTTCGAGGAGTGGGTTGAACAAAAGTGGTTTTTCCTTTGCCTCTGCTTCCATGAGGAAAGCCTCATGATTCTACTCAGCAGTACTTCTCTGCACGCTGAGGGCATGTGCCCACACCCTAAGGCACCTGGAACAGCAGGTGCCATGAGGCCCGCAGGACAGATTACACTTACCTCTTGAGTGGTGAACACTCTATAGAGCTCCTCGGGTGACGTCAGGAAGGTATCTTTAAGAGTGATCTTACAAGTGGGGATTTTGACACCAACAGGTCTGGCCTGGGTTTTTGAAGAAGCAGACTTAGCCTGTGAAAGCTGCAGTGAAAATTGTCAGTTTAGAGTAATGGTGAAACCTCATCTAACATGGCTTCAGGGACAGACCTGCCATTTATTCTCACAAACTTTTTCACCTCCAAGGTTAATTATTCCAGAAGGTTGGAGGAATTTGTGTGTATGAATGTTTCAGTCATGGGGGGAACTCTTCCAGAAAATCCTCAATTCCTACAGAAGAGAACCACTCTAGGTGAGGGAAGATACTCATTTAAGAACCCATCAGCCAAAGGCCGTGTTCAATCATTAGGCACTTTTGAAGAGCTCAGTGTAACTCTCAAACAGAATTTCTATGCTTAAATACCTAGAAGCAATCTCTCACAGCCTCCCCCCGCCTCCCCCTCCAATCTCCAGAATATCCTTCACTGTGCTGACAAAGGGAATAGGGCTGAAAACCAAGGGCTGACCCTCAACTACACAAATtccatttccagaaaaaaagaaaaacactgctcACCCTGCAAATGGGGTGAAATCAATCAATTTCCTGATAGGCGAAGTTAGTAATCTGACCTGATAACTTGATGAGACCTCTAGTCATCAAAGTATGAAATATCAACACCCCAGTTATAAATAATACTGAGGACGTATATGGCTGAAGACCATCTGTGTTCATGACATAACTGAGTCAGACTCTGAAGTCCCTAAGGCTTCCATATGCTCTAGGGGTggttataaatgaataaaaaccagGCGAAAGATGGACAGACAACTACATATTACAGACTCCCAAAATGCACCACGAGTTGCTCTGGCTTAGAGGTTAAGAGCTGAAATTTGGAATTGAGGAGAGGGCAGTGTCTCAACTCCCTTTCCAGACTGCCTCCCACCCAGCACGTGGGAAAGACCATTTACCTTGCGTTCCTCAGTTTTCAGTGCTGGCTGACCAGTTGAGTCTACCGACTCTCCATTCAGTGTAGGCAAGATCATGCCCTGCGTGAACTCTGTAAAGATAAAACCCCAGCTTGTGGAAGTTATTTCTTAGTAGCTGAGACTTGGGGTTTCATGCAGCTTGACAAACAGCCATTTTAAcctagaatgtgctaatgaccaGGAAAGGGTCTATCTACTTAACATCTTTACCTTTGGTCTATGCCCGACAGGTATCTGAGTATGTGTTCTAGAATATAGTTATGTTTGCTGGGATTATTTTAAATCTGACTCAACTGGAAGCATTGTGACTTGTCAAATGTACAAGAGGTCTACTATGGATGGTAGCCAACGAATGTTGTTGCACTTCCAGTGACTTGCAGAGTGGGGCAAGATGCCGCTGGGTGCATGTTCCGATCCCTTTCTCACTTTGCCTTACCTCTGTACAACAGCCACAACAAGCTATGGGATCAGAGCACTGGTTCCCATTGAAAGTACCACCTTCTATGCTGGCTCCCTTCAATGGTCATTACATGTATTCCAACACCAAGGTCAGCACATACTGGCAGAACTGGAATTCTAGGGGAGTGCTGAGCTGACTGTAACGTATTCTGATCACCCTCTACATGTCTCTGGAAAACGCATAGCAAAGATACTCCAGGACTGTGTTCAACTACTGAGTCTGGAGACGCCAAGTTTTCAGATCAGTGTtgtccaacagaaataaaatgtcagcCTCAACTGTAATCTTAGGTTTTCTattagccacattaaaaagttaaaacaaacaggtaaaattaattttaataatatatttatcgCATTATACCCAAACCATCATTTCAATGTtgtatcaaaaacattttttgttgtcgATATTTACATTCCCTTTTTGGTACCAAGGCTTCAAAATCCATTGTGCATTATATACTCAGACTGCATCTCTATTTggactagccatatttcaagtgcccAGTAGCCAACACATTAGACACCGCATCTCTAGATCTTTCCCTCACTCTGGATTTATAGACTTACTTCAAGATGAaataagccccctcccccaaaatctTTATCCATTTGCCAAAGAAAGGACTGTCAAGCCCCTTAACCAGAGTCTGACAGGTAGAACACTAGCTCCTCAAGTCATACGTAACTACTCAAGGGATACCTGTTTTGAGGGTGCTGATGTAAATTCCCATTGCTTCTCTTAGAAGTTTCACCCCTTCTTCCTTCATTAAGGCCACGAGATTTGTGTCAGGCTCATCTTTGGCAAGGCTCACACTAATCTGAGTGAAAGATCAGAAGTAGGTGGTAAATAACTTGAGGGGTATCCACTGTGTAACATGGGTGCTGAGCAATCAGGTAACTTTTGGTTTCCAAAGGAAACGCGTGAGGGGTGGGGTATTCATACAATCCCCATGAGTGTTCCTTCTCAAGTTCTCTCTGCCAAGGCGCAGGTGGCTAATATTAGAACCCGcgttactactgtgtttccccgaaaataagacctagctggaccatgggctctaatgcatcttttggagcaaaaattaatataagacccggtcttattttactataaggccttattttactatagtaaaataagaccaggtcttatataacatagtATCATATAAGaacgggttttatattaatttttgctccaaaagacgcattagcgcccgtggtccagctaggtcttattttcggggaaacacggtagctaaaGTAATTAAGTAAGTACAACTGCTCTGGAGGCTCCAAGCGGCACCACTGACCTAGAAAGTCATCTGCAGACCGGGGTTCTGAATGCTCAAGCCAAGCCTGGGCTTTCATCTTCAATGACagcttatttttctcatctgagatTAAAAGGAGGTAGAAGACTCAGGTAAGGTGTTAGGAAGCACAAACCTCTACTTCGTCCACGCTGTTTTCATCAGACAAGTTGGGGATCTCCACGTGGCCCTTGTACTGTACTCCAGACTTAGAGGTACCTGTCAAAAGCAATGCAATGTCATTAGTGTCCTCCTCTGCACACAAAGTCTTCTGCTCTGGAGTCCTGACTACAACTCTGCTTATACTTCTTTTGGACAACTGAGCGGACTCTCTTTATTCTGAAAAAATGTCATATACCAGATGCAACCGACCCTCCCTCAGAAAAAATGTCTTTCCTCATCCAATTTCTTGAGACCAACTGTGTTATTACACTGTGGGACCAAGCTCTACATGGACTTGGCACTAGCACGAGTTCTGCCAGGGAGGACTTGGGTCAACAGCCAACCCAGTCAGTTCTGCTAGgtgcttattttgaaaatatgaatttgTTCCAATGTGATTGATATATTAGGGGACAATTTGATCATGACATGAATTTCACATTTGCTTATATATGATTTTATCCATGAGAAACACTAGGTGAACATAAAAAACTACTGCCAGCAGAACTGAGCTGCACAGAATACAGAAAACACATCTCAAACATCTGTCTTCCAGCAACTTCAGCTCACCATGCCTGTTATAAGCCACACCATCCACAACCGGTGTTATGTTCCTTCTGATTTTGGATGACATGCCCACCACTTCACAATAACCCACAAGCTGCAACCCTTCTGCGGCCCACTTTCACAATTAAACTTCAGGACTTCTTCAAGGTAAAGCACCATACTTATTGTATTACTGatgtatttcttatatttaacaTGTGTAAAACTGTGCGACCAATTTTTAtgttcctaaattttaaaaaacgtgTCACCGATGGAAGATTTTGGGTGTTGTGCTGTGTCCCTAACCCTCTCTTCCTAATAAGCCCTGTGGTTTTCACTGAGCAATTTTGCATAGTGCAATCATTTGTAGGAACACGTCACATCATAGTAGAACAGTTACTTGAAAATTAAtctacaaaacatttatttatcttcacTTCTCTAGCCTCAGTCTCAACCTATGAAAAGAGAATGTGGCAAGATGATACTGAAGGTTCCTTCTAGACTGTTATGCCTCAGTAGTTAAAAACtagcaacccccccccccaatatatCTACTTTCCCCTTCTTTATTACCAttcatttgagaaatgtttaCGGAATCACTATTTTATGCTTTGCCCCACATGCTTACTTCTTTAGTTATTTAGGGCCCTTTAAAATTTAGCCTCCCAACCGAAGGACCATCCAAGTGGGGCATACGCATGGTCCTAATTCTTTGTTAATATCATCACAGAGGGACATTAAACTAGAGGATAAAACTGCCCCAATCATCACACAAAAGCTTTGTTATCACAGTAGAATAACCTGTTGGATTCACACCGGAGAGATCACAAGACCAAAAACATCCCCAGTCCCACTTGTAAGTCATCCAAGAGGCAGAAGCAGATAGTCTGAGGAAGTCATTTTACATGTACGGATACAGACCAAGGCCACAAACATAGGAGCCCAGCTGCGTCACTGGTAGTGACTTGAGACCCACAGAGAGGAAGCCCACTTAGTGTCCCATGGTGGCAGAGAAATTGCAGCATCCAATGCTGCTTTCTATAGGACACCAAAGCAGCACCATCTCCCTGGAAAAGTTCATAACCTCTCAAAAACTGTTCTCTCCGGCTCCTTAAGAGGTCAATCAAATGCCCTTTCCTGACAGCCCAGCATAGACTCACCTGTCCAATTTAGTTTGACACTCCACTCATAAAAGAAGATAAGTTTGCCTTTGCGATTGTTAATGGATGCCTCTCCATCAAGCTTGCTCACTTCTGTCACTTCACACTTGCCTTCCTCATTTTGCACCTGCACTGCCAGGAACAGTGTTTTCAGCTTATCCATGGACCAATTTGAAGCATCCCTCTCTGTcctgcaaaacagaaacaaagctaTGGAGCAGCAGCCAAATGGACGGTATGCTGCTTGCTTTATGCAAGAGAATGCAAGGCTAAAGGAGGTCTGACAAatagtttgaaaaaaacaacagggctggcccagtggctcaggtggttggagcgctgtgcaaCACTGAggccgccagttcgattcccacatgggccagtgagctgcgccctctacagctaagactgtgaacgaCGGCTCTCCTTAGAGCTGGGCTGCTGAGCCCGAGGTAGGTGTGAACTACTGTGGGCTGCCGTGTgccgccatgagtggccggtggccattgtgagtggccggcagctggcaagagctgctgcAAATTGCTGTGAGTGACCGATGGACAACCGGCCACCGATTGCCTcactggggggagcgcaaggcatATAATACTAgaatgggccagggagctgtgtcctatacagctagactgagaaacaacggcttgagccagagttggggaagaggcagaaaggggaaaaaaaccaccaacaaaaataACCCCTTCATTCCCACTCCAGTATGTCCACAAACGTTGCGCTGTTTTAGGAAGACAAGGAGTCACATATTGTCAAGAACGACAACTGCTATACAGAATGGTTACAAACTAAATGAGCATAATGGTGTGTGTGCATAGGGGTCGGTAGTTGACATTTTAACATGGTGCCATTTGACCAAGTGAAAAACTGCACATCTTGCCAAAGTTAGAGCAGCACAGACCAGGCCATAGAATGCACTATTTAGATAAAAAATCCAGGAAGGAATAAACCAATACTCTTGACCCAATTAGCACAGAGTTCCGATCTGTCAATTTCGGGCTCTGCTATAAACACTGTACACATATTCTGTGCCCTGTAGATGGCCATGAAAACAATGTAAGCCCAGGGcttcaaaacaaacaagaatTAGGTCAAACACTCCATGTATGTTAAGAGAAGAGGCTGGCTGAGATACAAAGAAAACTCAGTATCTGCCAGGCAACTTACTAACTAGTAGTGAAAACAATGGCAACTTACTAACTAGTAGAGAAAACAAAGAGCTGCAACAAAGTACAAACATAGTTAAGGCAGTATTAACAAAGTGCAGTGGAGctgaaagataagaaaactaCTTCTGGAAGATTTCATGAAGGAGGGTAGGCTTTTAAGAGTAGTTAGGTTATAAAACCACGACTGCCAGGCAACCATGAGCAGTCCCTGGAGTTACAACACAACTAACTTAACAGTTCCGGGTGAGAGGCTAAGATGTCCTCAGCATCAGAGCTCCGAGCACCTGGAGAACATGTTCCAAACCTTCACTTTCTGGATTGAGGCAGCGGTTCCCGTAACTTTTAGTTTCACCTGTGCGCCGTAAAATAGGAATTCCTGCCCCGAGCCTTACACAGCAGTCTCCCAACACAATCCAAGGCCATTTGGGTCTGTCGCCTCCGACCACGTGTGGGAAACATCTCCGTGCTTAGGACGCATGCAGTAGCCAGGGAGTTATGTTCTCATCTCTTTGAAACCCCTCCTTTGGGACTAGCCCTCCACGTTGCCCCCAGCACCCCAAACACTGAAACGGAGGCCGGGCAGCGGAGAGAGGGCTGGGACTACGGACCCTTGCAACTGGAAGGACCCACCCCCATCTCTGGCCAAGGCTGCCTCAGTCCCAGCTTTGTCCTGACCGAGGTTCCGGGGATCCCGCAACTCTGGCCCGCCCGGCCGTAGTGCTCCGGCGGCCTGGCCCTCTAGCCCTCACCAGTGCCAGTTGTTGACGTTGGTGGCGTCCGCCCGCTCCTCCACGATCCAGCGTGGGTCGCCCTCACCCCACTTGGCCATCAGCTTTCCTATCGCGCCGCCACCAGCTCCCCagcagccacagccacagccaccaCCTCCACGCCTGGTCCCAGCCGCCGGGTAGCGCCTGGAAACTACTAGAAGCGGCCGCAGAACCTTCTGGCTTGCTtttccctccaccccccgccccctccccgccgCAAGTTCCGGTTCCTCCTCGCTCCCAAGGTACTTCCGTTTCACCTCGCCGGACCTTAGCTTCCTCCTGTTCTAGGGTTCCTTCAGGCTCTCAGGTTATCCCCAGAAGGGCCCGAAATGCAACCGCTCACTCGACCGTTTCTAATCAGTAGGGATACAAAGAACTTGTCTCATTGTTTCCTGGGACGCTGAGTCGGCCCTGCTGAGcctgctgggaaatgtagtcttgtTGAGTGACCTGCTAGATAACCACGGAAGGTCACGCAAAAAGTAAACGACCTAGGTACGGTGCACTGGGGATTCTGGGAGTTGTAGTTACAACTCCCTGTGGTCCTTATGGACAGCGCCTGACAGCGGAGCCGGAAGAAACTACAACTTCCAGCATGGCCTTGAGGTCTCTGTCTTGCCACACGTTCCTTTTTccgccccaccccgcc is part of the Rhinolophus sinicus isolate RSC01 linkage group LG03, ASM3656204v1, whole genome shotgun sequence genome and harbors:
- the AHSA1 gene encoding activator of 90 kDa heat shock protein ATPase homolog 1 isoform X1 is translated as MAKWGEGDPRWIVEERADATNVNNWHWTERDASNWSMDKLKTLFLAVQVQNEEGKCEVTEVSKLDGEASINNRKGKLIFFYEWSVKLNWTGTSKSGVQYKGHVEIPNLSDENSVDEVEISVSLAKDEPDTNLVALMKEEGVKLLREAMGIYISTLKTEFTQGMILPTLNGESVDSTGQPALKTEERKLSQAKSASSKTQARPVGVKIPTCKITLKDTFLTSPEELYRVFTTQELVQAFTHAPAVLEADKGGKFHLVDGNVTGEFTDLVPEKHIVMKWRFKSWPEGHFATITLTFHDKNGETEVCMEGRGIPAPEEERTRQGWQRYYFEGIKQTFGYGARLF
- the AHSA1 gene encoding activator of 90 kDa heat shock protein ATPase homolog 1 isoform X2, whose protein sequence is MDKLKTLFLAVQVQNEEGKCEVTEVSKLDGEASINNRKGKLIFFYEWSVKLNWTGTSKSGVQYKGHVEIPNLSDENSVDEVEISVSLAKDEPDTNLVALMKEEGVKLLREAMGIYISTLKTEFTQGMILPTLNGESVDSTGQPALKTEERKLSQAKSASSKTQARPVGVKIPTCKITLKDTFLTSPEELYRVFTTQELVQAFTHAPAVLEADKGGKFHLVDGNVTGEFTDLVPEKHIVMKWRFKSWPEGHFATITLTFHDKNGETEVCMEGRGIPAPEEERTRQGWQRYYFEGIKQTFGYGARLF